From a single Lolium rigidum isolate FL_2022 chromosome 7, APGP_CSIRO_Lrig_0.1, whole genome shotgun sequence genomic region:
- the LOC124674183 gene encoding uncharacterized protein LOC124674183, with the protein MAHRRNRELAALNDRHVVSRFAHKGRIQSMLRLKLLRQGDTINDEVWNLLRPVRPHPPRCGPEASAMRDDSSKKDLQEANECILQNNRVDEQQNDGISPSVEKSAGLSIENHVNSDCLRNRQYDEKINTEGCQEDCSNLVNSCVHNQEYSKASSFASYNDQRAVYDNQYMDDISPSTTTSTIRELQETPSSRGDTLREEDNQSLNGSWDERALWSSLGWPAPVDSMSPDSWHQDMIGDMENHNQIEFNDRPWIDSPNSWRSLHIATQAEGRDLSGNTDICNLLESKKVSKSLESDFSNKMNHLLRAILQKQRQQHMIDEFGGYYQEHLYWQQNHESRNEDHVTSVPCSLEPVSHVAAHPQESWQHSSFEHQHHENQNLLEMEVRVRSEMAQIHHEIYELRKLAESCIASQVKMQHSIKEEVCSALREAGLMPSQPDITAKKGTCCICNQMQVDSLLYRCGHMCTCFNCADQLRSSSGRCPICQSSIDDVVRAHPNF; encoded by the exons ATGGCACATCGCCGGAACCGCGAGCTCGCCGCGCTCAACGACCGCCACGTCGTCTCCAGGTTCGCCCACAAAGGAAGGATACAG TCCATGCTTCGTCTGAAGCTGTTGCGTCAGGGAGATACAATCAACGATGAAGTGTGGAATCTACTAAGACCAGTTAGGCCACACCCACCAAGATGTGGACCTGAGGCATCTGCCATGAG AGACGATAGCAGCAAGAAAGATCTACAAGAAGCAAATGAATGCATTCTGCAAAATAATAG GGTTGATGAACAACAAAATGATGGTATAAGTCCATCTGTGGAAAAGTCTGCTGGGTTATCAATTGAGAACCATGTTAATTCTGACTGTCTACGAAACCGACAATATGATGAGAAGATAAACACAGAAGGATGCCAGGAAGATTGTTCAAACTTAGTAAACTCGTGTGTTCACAATCAGGAATATTCTAAAGCTTCAAGCTTTGCAAGCTATAATGATCAGCGTGCTGTCTATGACAATCAGTATATGGATGATATCTCCCCAAGTACCACCACAAGCACAATTCGTGAGCTCCAGGAAACTCCTTCATCAAGAGGTGACACTTTGCGAGAAGAAGACAACCAAAGTCTCAATGGTTCTTGGGACGAGAGAGCATTATGGAGCAGTCTTGGTTGGCCCGCaccagtagattccatgagtccggACAGCTGGCATCAAGACATGATTGGAGATATGGAGAATCATAATCAGATTGAATTTAATGATCGACCTTGGATAGACTCCCCTAACTCATGGAGATCATTGCATATTGCCACACAAGCAGAGGGCCGAGATTTGTCTGGCAATACTGACATTTGTAATCTTCTTGAGAG CAAAAAGGTCTCAAAGTCCCTCGAGagtgattttagcaacaaaatgaaTCATCTCCTGCGAGCAATCCTGCAGAAGCAAAGGCAACAACACATGATTGATGAGTTTGGGGGATACTATCAGGAACACTTATACTGGCAACAAAATCATGAGTCCCGGAATGAAGACCATGTGACATCTGTACCGTGTTCATTAGAACCTGTCTCCCATGTCGCAGCCCACCCCCAAGAGAGTTGGCAGCACTCTTCATTTGAACATCAACATCACGAAAATCAAAATCTGCTT GAAATGGAGGTCAGGGTGAGAAGTGAAATGGCCCAGATTCATCATGAAATATATGAACTACGTAAGTTGGCAGAAAGTTGTATTGCATCCCAAGTAAAGATGCAGCACTCCATTAAAGAGGAGGTGTGCAGTGCACTGCGTGAAGCTG GGCTGATGCCAAGCCAACCTGACATAACAGCCAAAAAAGGCACGTGCTGCATCTGCAATCAGATGCAAGTTGACTCTCTACTTTACAG GTGTGGCCATATGTGCACTTGTTTCAACTGTGCTGATCAGCTGAGATCGAGCAGCGGTAGATGCCCAATCTGTCAATCTTCTATCGACGACGTCGTTCGGGCTCACCCCAATTTTTGA